In Pyrus communis chromosome 11, drPyrComm1.1, whole genome shotgun sequence, the sequence CAGGATCAAGTTTCTCCACATAATTAGTCGTAAACACAATCAATCTCTCCCCTCCACAAGCTGACCAAATCCCATCGATAAAGTTTAGCAGCCCCGAAAGAGTCACCTTGCTCTGTGTGTTTTCTTGATCTTCCCTCATTTTTCGAACTGGATCCTTATTTTCTTCCTTGTCCTCCtcatccttctccttcttcttctttcgctGTCCTGTAAGATCAAGTGAACAATCAATGTCCTCAATCACAATTATAGACTTACTTGGCGTGTCAATCAGTAGCTTCCTCAGCTCAGTGTTGTCCTTCACCGTCGTTAACTCAAGATCATAGACATCATAATCCATGAAATTAGACATGGCAGCAATCATAGTAGACTTTCCAGTGCCTGGTGGCCCGTAAAGTAGATAACCCCGCTTCCAAGGCTTCCCGATTTTCGCGTAGTACTCCTTTCCCCTTCTGAACTTGATGAGGTCATTGACGATTTCCTCCTTCTTTTTCGGGTCCATTGCTAGGGTTTCAAATGATGCCGGGTGCTCAAACACTACATGGCTCCACGTTGTTCCCTTGTAGGAGTACCAATTCTGTGTAGGATTGTTGATATAGAGCTTTCGTTGCCTGTTGCTCACCAATATCGCTTTCCCTTCTTTAATCACATGATCAAGGTATGACCCCGTGATGATATCTCTGTGGCATCTGTGGAACGTCAGCCTATAATGTTTCTTCTCATCAGCCTGAGGATAGAAAGAAAATGAAGTCTGATTTGCCGGTCGTTTCCTCAAAACCCATGAAAGCTTAACGCCTTGAAATTCATCAGTCACTTCTTCATTGTCATCCATGCCAAGGACCAGAGACTTGCTGTCCTTGACATCATGAGCTTTTAACCGCTTAGCCCCGGTG encodes:
- the LOC137708255 gene encoding AAA-ATPase ASD, mitochondrial-like, producing MMGEMWAQMGSVIASVMFVNAIFQQYLPHHLRYHVERYTQKLVSFVYPYIQISFDEFTNDFRKRSEIYSAIQSYLSAKSSTGAKRLKAHDVKDSKSLVLGMDDNEEVTDEFQGVKLSWVLRKRPANQTSFSFYPQADEKKHYRLTFHRCHRDIITGSYLDHVIKEGKAILVSNRQRKLYINNPTQNWYSYKGTTWSHVVFEHPASFETLAMDPKKKEEIVNDLIKFRRGKEYYAKIGKPWKRGYLLYGPPGTGKSTMIAAMSNFMDYDVYDLELTTVKDNTELRKLLIDTPSKSIIVIEDIDCSLDLTGQRKKKKEKDEEDKEENKDPVRKMREDQENTQSKVTLSGLLNFIDGIWSACGGERLIVFTTNYVEKLDPALIRRGRMDKHIELSYCCFEAFKVLARNYLDLDSHELFETIARLLGETNMTPADVAENLMPKSVIQDAESCLKNLIEALEAAKEEARVKAEEEAKSKAEEEAKLKVEKEERKTSLPKVEEKCNGKQVETREENRVSA